ACTCCTTTGGCCCGACAATTATTGTATTTTCATCCGGTTGGATTTCTACAATGTACAATGGTTCTCTATACGGAATATTCAGCCCCTTTCTTTGACCAATTGTGTACAGATGTATACCATTGTGGTACCCCATAAACTTTCCGTCTATTAGATAGACAGGCCCTTTCTTTAACTGCACAAATTTTGATAAAAAATTTCTATAATCTTTTTCCGGGATGAAACATATATCCTGACTCTCCTTTGTTCTATTTATATTCCATCCTATTTTATCGGCTTTTTCTTTTACCTTTGCTTTGGTGTATTCGCCGAGGGGGAAAAGGATAACATTTAGCAGGTCTTTGTTTATAGGGTATAAAAAGTACGACTGGTCTTTTATTTTGTCTTTGCCTTTTTTTAAGAAGTAGTTCCCTGATATTTCTTCGATGATTGCATAGTGACCTGTGGCAATTTTTTCACCCCCAATAGATAAAGCCTTATTGATAAAAGAAGAAAATTTTATATATCTGTTACACAGGATGCATGGGTTCGGGGTTCTCCCTTCTTTGTATTCCTGTATAAATTTTTCTATAACGTAGCGCTCGAACTCTTCCCTTAGATTTATTACATAGTGAGGAATAGAAAGGTCATCCGCAATCTTTTTTGCCCTGTGAACGGCTTCAATAGAGCAGCATGCCTTTGGATTTTTTATATTTTTTATTGTTTCAGGCAGTAGTTGAAACGTAATCCCCACTAAATTATAGCCTTTTTGTCTAAGGAGATATGCAGAAAATGAACTATCTATACCTCCGCTCATGGCAATAAATACTGTTTCCATTACATAAAGAATACCACATTTTAAATAGAAAAACAGGAACCCTCAATTCCCATTGAAAGTTTGTATGCATTATAGTATTATCAAAAGAGGAGGGCATGTAGATGAGTAAAAAACTGAAGATATTCTTAAGCGTGGTATTCGTATTCATATTTATCCTTGGGTTTCTTATTGGCGCTCAGGGTAAAAGAACGCTTACAAGTACTGATGACAAGGAGATATATGAATATTTAAAGACATTCTCAGATGTAATAGATATAGTGAAAAAAAATTATGTTGATGAGGTTAAGGATAAAGAGATTATTTATTCTGCTATAAAGGGTATGCTCGAATCACTGGATCCCCATTCTTCCTTTTTGCCACCTGATATGTACAAGGATATGCAGACAGAAACGAAAGGTGAGTTTGGAGGTATAGGCATTGAAATTACCATTAAAGATGGTTTTCCAACGGTTATTGCCCCGATAGAAGACACCCCGGCATATAAAGCAGGTATAAAGGCCGGTGACCATATAATCAGGATCGATGGTAAACCGACGAAAAACATGGGTCTCATGGCTGTGGTTAAATTGATAAGGGGAACGAAGGGCAAACCGATTAATCTTACTATCATGAGGGAAGGGTTTACCACACCAAAAGATTTCAATATTGTACGGGATGTTATAGTTGTGAAAAGTGTAAAATTTAGGATGTTGGAGGACAATTATGGATATTTAAGGATTGTCCAGTTTCAGGAAAAGACAGCAAGAGATCTTGATAACGCTTTAAAAGAATTAGAGAAAAGCAGTAAGGAAAAACCTCTTAAAGGTATTGTACTTGATTTGAGGAATAATCCAGGTGGCCTTCTTGAGCAGGCTGTGGAGGTTTCCGATAGGTTCATTTCAGATGGTCTTATTGTCTCGATAGAAGGTAGAAAAAAAGAAGAAAATAAGATGAAATTTTTCGCTCATAAAAAAGATGATTTTACAGGTCCCCTTGTAGTATTAGTAAATGAGGGAAGTGCAAGTGCTTCAGAAATAGTTGCAGGTGCTCTCCAGGATTACAAAAAGGCTATTATTGTGGGTGCCAAAACCTTTGGTAAGGGTTCTGTTCAGACCATCTTCCCCCTTGGTGATGGCTCTGGAGTGAGGCTGACAACTGCAAAGTATTTCACACCTAAAGGCAGATCAATACAGGCAGAAGGTATCACACCAGATATACTTGTTGATAATAACATAGTGAAAGGGAAGGAAAGGGTGATTCCTCTGAGGGAAAAGGACCTTATTGATACCGAGAAGAATATGAAAAGATTAGAGGGTTTGGATAATAAAAATATTGAAGGTGAGGATTTTCAATTATATATGGGGCTTCAGATATTAAAGAGCTGGGAGGCCTTGAGAGGGAAATAGAATATAGTAGGAAGTAAGGAGTAAGCAGTAAAATCAGAAAAGGAGAACGAGAGACCTTTTTTCAACTTACTACATTCTGCTTACTGTTTACTTAGATTTCTTAAGAGTTTTTCCTTAAAACCCTCGGGAATTCTTTTAGGTTTACCGGT
This sequence is a window from Pseudomonadota bacterium. Protein-coding genes within it:
- the mnmA gene encoding tRNA 2-thiouridine(34) synthase MnmA; this translates as METVFIAMSGGIDSSFSAYLLRQKGYNLVGITFQLLPETIKNIKNPKACCSIEAVHRAKKIADDLSIPHYVINLREEFERYVIEKFIQEYKEGRTPNPCILCNRYIKFSSFINKALSIGGEKIATGHYAIIEEISGNYFLKKGKDKIKDQSYFLYPINKDLLNVILFPLGEYTKAKVKEKADKIGWNINRTKESQDICFIPEKDYRNFLSKFVQLKKGPVYLIDGKFMGYHNGIHLYTIGQRKGLNIPYREPLYIVEIQPDENTIIVGPKEYLKRKRVIANELNLLSPVSMNISGRVRYRQKEEPCKYTISHNTLEVDFDNPVYSITPGQSVVLYNKDTVVCGGVITSSMR
- a CDS encoding S41 family peptidase, whose product is MSKKLKIFLSVVFVFIFILGFLIGAQGKRTLTSTDDKEIYEYLKTFSDVIDIVKKNYVDEVKDKEIIYSAIKGMLESLDPHSSFLPPDMYKDMQTETKGEFGGIGIEITIKDGFPTVIAPIEDTPAYKAGIKAGDHIIRIDGKPTKNMGLMAVVKLIRGTKGKPINLTIMREGFTTPKDFNIVRDVIVVKSVKFRMLEDNYGYLRIVQFQEKTARDLDNALKELEKSSKEKPLKGIVLDLRNNPGGLLEQAVEVSDRFISDGLIVSIEGRKKEENKMKFFAHKKDDFTGPLVVLVNEGSASASEIVAGALQDYKKAIIVGAKTFGKGSVQTIFPLGDGSGVRLTTAKYFTPKGRSIQAEGITPDILVDNNIVKGKERVIPLREKDLIDTEKNMKRLEGLDNKNIEGEDFQLYMGLQILKSWEALRGK